In a genomic window of [Empedobacter] haloabium:
- a CDS encoding glycoside hydrolase family 13 protein, whose product MKRIAALALLAGACTLAPAAAYRIDHVEPAFWWTGMQHKTLQLLVHGPALADLRPTLDYPGVRIAAVTRLANPNYLFIDLAIDDSARAGGFDIAFTAAGTARPVLRQRYELRARAPGSAQRQGFGPADAIYQVMPDRFANGDPANDSVAGMADKVDRANGGGRHGGDLAGMTAHLDYVAALGFTQIWPTPLVENDMPAFTYHGYAATDFYRIDRRYGSNEDYRRFVQAARERGIGVIQDVVLNHIGSRHWWMQDLPAPDWIGYQGKPVLTAHHRTATMDPYGSRADARNFTQGWFATAMPDLNQANPLLANYLIQNAIWWIEYAGLSGLRVDTYGYSNPQFLTEWSRRLTAEYPRINLVGEEWSTRVPVVARWQRGKQNFDGYVSHMPSMMDFPLNDALRKGLASTAENNHDGGFSLTDLYETLSLDYLYPDAGNLVLFEGNHDLPRTFSVLRQDVALWRMAMAYVLTAPRIPQLYYGSEILMTSTTEGRDDASYRRDFPGGWPGDSVNAFTGAGLTPAQREAQGWLKRLLNWRKGATVIHHGRTLHFGPERNTYIYFRHDDQARVMVALNKNASATVLPLARFGEGLAGMKRGRDVASGAVFDLTQDTVTLPARSALILELE is encoded by the coding sequence ATGAAGCGCATCGCCGCCCTGGCCTTGCTGGCCGGCGCCTGCACGCTGGCACCCGCCGCGGCCTACCGCATCGATCATGTCGAACCGGCGTTCTGGTGGACCGGCATGCAGCACAAGACGCTGCAATTGCTGGTGCACGGCCCCGCGCTTGCCGACCTGCGGCCTACGCTGGACTACCCGGGCGTGCGCATCGCGGCCGTGACCCGGCTGGCCAATCCGAACTACCTGTTCATCGACCTTGCCATCGACGACAGCGCCCGCGCCGGCGGCTTTGACATTGCCTTTACCGCGGCCGGCACGGCACGCCCCGTGCTCCGGCAGCGCTATGAACTGCGGGCGCGGGCGCCGGGTTCGGCCCAGCGCCAGGGCTTCGGCCCGGCCGACGCCATCTACCAGGTCATGCCCGACCGCTTCGCCAATGGCGACCCGGCCAACGACAGCGTGGCCGGCATGGCCGACAAGGTGGACCGCGCCAACGGCGGCGGGCGCCATGGCGGTGACCTGGCCGGCATGACGGCCCATCTGGATTACGTGGCGGCGCTGGGCTTCACGCAAATCTGGCCGACGCCGCTGGTCGAAAACGACATGCCGGCCTTTACCTACCACGGCTACGCGGCGACGGACTTCTACCGCATCGACCGCCGCTACGGCAGCAACGAGGACTACCGCCGCTTCGTGCAGGCGGCGCGCGAGCGCGGCATCGGCGTGATCCAGGACGTGGTGCTGAACCATATTGGCAGCCGGCACTGGTGGATGCAGGACTTGCCCGCCCCGGACTGGATCGGCTACCAAGGCAAGCCGGTGCTGACGGCGCACCACCGCACCGCCACGATGGACCCGTACGGCAGCCGCGCCGACGCGCGCAACTTCACCCAAGGCTGGTTCGCCACCGCGATGCCGGACCTGAACCAGGCCAATCCACTGCTCGCCAACTACCTGATCCAGAATGCGATCTGGTGGATCGAGTACGCCGGGCTGTCCGGCCTGCGCGTCGACACGTACGGCTACTCCAACCCGCAATTCCTGACCGAGTGGTCGCGCCGCCTCACGGCCGAATACCCGCGCATCAACCTGGTGGGAGAAGAGTGGAGCACGCGCGTGCCCGTCGTGGCGCGCTGGCAGCGCGGCAAGCAGAACTTCGACGGCTACGTGTCGCACATGCCGTCGATGATGGATTTCCCCCTCAACGACGCGCTGCGCAAGGGCCTGGCCAGCACGGCGGAGAACAACCATGACGGCGGCTTCAGCCTGACCGACCTGTACGAGACACTGTCGCTCGATTACCTGTATCCGGACGCCGGCAACCTGGTGCTGTTCGAAGGGAACCACGACCTGCCGCGCACCTTCAGTGTGCTGCGCCAGGACGTGGCGCTGTGGCGCATGGCGATGGCGTATGTGCTGACGGCACCGCGTATCCCGCAGCTGTACTACGGCAGCGAGATCCTGATGACCAGCACGACCGAGGGGCGCGACGACGCCTCCTACCGCCGCGATTTCCCGGGCGGCTGGCCGGGTGACAGCGTGAACGCCTTTACCGGCGCGGGCTTGACGCCAGCCCAGCGCGAGGCCCAGGGCTGGCTGAAAAGGCTGCTCAACTGGCGCAAGGGCGCGACCGTCATCCACCACGGCCGCACGCTGCATTTCGGCCCCGAGCGAAACACGTATATCTACTTCCGCCACGACGACCAGGCCAGGGTCATGGTCGCCCTGAACAAGAACGCCAGCGCCACCGTGCTGCCGCTGGCACGCTTCGGCGAGGGGCTGGCCGGAATGAAACGGGGCCGCGACGTCGCCAGCGGCGCCGTGTTCGACCTGACACAGGACACCGTCACGCTGCCGGCACGCAGCGCATTGATACTGGAGCTCGAATGA
- a CDS encoding alpha/beta hydrolase-fold protein — MMRRTPIAALLALAAISTAQAAEQTIAWGALGKQVNVRFTSAGDDAQRSYTQTTDLPLRPGDPREVRYAEQADLPRVRSGNLAFDALFALAGAEMKQNAVSAIRDDSYNGGQPVSCACFETGEKWHYVWTRDLSYAADLGLALLDPERVRDSLLFKLSGYRPGVSKAAPAAGTTDGLQIVQDTGSGGSWPVSTDRVTWAFGADAALKTLPPAQRAAFAATALKALANTIENDRIAAFDPAAGLYNGEQSFLDWREQTYAAWVPGNLPYMATAKALSTNVAHYQALNLAARLAREAGDAANAQRWEGWAAQLKDAINARFWLAGAGMYSSLTAGHFDGAALHKFDWLGQALAIVTGIADPEQARSILAHYPHGPMGAPVIWPQQPDQPIYHNRAIWPFVTAYGLHAAIAGTNVAVADAAYETLFRAAAISGSNMENLEWLSGQPLLNDPARPQLDGPVVNSRRQLWSVGGYLGAVISGVFGIDATHEGLVVRPFITARLRGDTFQGSDSVSLSNLVVRGKRLNVRIALPPPAQVDGYYPVAAIAINGKPASSPIKWDALPDDASIAVTLGELQPGRQEITRVAAAPLAADSRVTAPSEPAIAALRRAGGNAVLAFGGKPPAGVAYDVWRDGKAVATGIAAGTWTDRKPAGASCYAVEAVHLATGLRSHHSMPACLGEADAIVIDRAAPDWGRPDEELSVDDIAIAKTGTYQVQVRYRNNANRINLGISGGVKWLRVSDAAGKVVAEGVVQLPHTPAGQALYSTPLAARLPAGRYRARLSDFHNMSYLQSNATFADAGGKAGPSNRIDVLGLRLLPTATGTAMPVARGTLELIEKVRSPQLGNERSLRVWLPPGYAANPARRYPVLYMHDGQNLFDPKTAYSTEWHMDEVADRLAASGAMREIIVVGIDNTPDRMAEYAECCDARWGGGKGGEYAAFVADTVKPLIDARYRTLPGREHTAVMGSSMGGIISVAIAQRYPSVFGMAGTMSGSFWWNNGTLIDSTPAGLPVRFYIDAGTAMDGVELTRSFHNALLARGYRDGKELLYHEDAGGVHNERDWSSRVHRALTWFFPAN, encoded by the coding sequence ATGATGCGACGTACCCCGATCGCCGCCTTGCTGGCGCTGGCGGCCATCAGCACCGCGCAGGCGGCGGAACAGACGATCGCCTGGGGCGCCCTGGGCAAGCAGGTCAATGTGCGTTTCACCAGCGCCGGCGACGATGCCCAGCGCAGCTATACGCAAACGACGGACCTGCCGCTGCGTCCGGGCGATCCGCGGGAAGTACGCTACGCGGAGCAGGCCGACCTGCCGCGCGTGCGCAGCGGCAACCTGGCCTTCGACGCGCTGTTCGCGCTGGCCGGTGCGGAGATGAAGCAGAACGCCGTGTCGGCCATCCGCGACGACAGCTACAACGGCGGCCAGCCGGTGTCCTGCGCGTGCTTCGAGACGGGCGAGAAATGGCATTATGTGTGGACGCGCGACCTGTCGTATGCGGCCGACCTGGGCCTGGCCCTGCTGGACCCGGAGCGGGTACGCGATTCGCTGCTGTTCAAGCTGTCGGGCTACCGGCCCGGCGTGAGCAAGGCGGCGCCGGCTGCCGGCACGACCGACGGCCTGCAGATCGTGCAGGACACGGGCAGCGGCGGCAGCTGGCCGGTCAGCACCGACCGCGTCACCTGGGCCTTCGGCGCCGATGCGGCCTTGAAGACGCTGCCACCTGCGCAGCGCGCCGCCTTTGCCGCCACCGCCCTGAAGGCGCTGGCCAACACGATCGAGAACGACCGCATCGCCGCGTTCGATCCGGCCGCGGGCCTGTACAACGGCGAGCAGTCCTTCCTCGACTGGCGCGAGCAGACCTATGCGGCCTGGGTGCCCGGGAACCTGCCGTATATGGCGACGGCCAAGGCGCTGTCCACCAACGTGGCGCATTACCAGGCGCTGAACCTGGCGGCGCGGCTGGCCCGCGAAGCCGGCGACGCGGCGAATGCGCAACGCTGGGAAGGCTGGGCGGCGCAGCTGAAGGACGCCATCAACGCGCGCTTCTGGCTGGCGGGTGCCGGCATGTACAGCAGCCTGACGGCCGGCCATTTCGACGGCGCAGCGCTGCACAAGTTCGACTGGCTGGGCCAGGCGCTGGCCATCGTCACCGGCATCGCCGATCCGGAACAGGCGCGCAGCATCCTGGCGCACTACCCGCACGGCCCAATGGGCGCGCCCGTGATCTGGCCGCAGCAGCCGGACCAGCCGATCTACCACAACCGCGCGATCTGGCCGTTCGTGACGGCCTACGGCCTGCATGCCGCGATCGCCGGCACCAACGTTGCGGTCGCCGACGCGGCCTACGAGACGCTGTTCCGCGCCGCGGCCATCAGCGGCTCCAATATGGAAAACCTGGAATGGCTGTCCGGCCAGCCGCTGCTGAATGACCCGGCCCGGCCGCAGCTGGACGGACCGGTGGTCAACTCGCGCCGCCAGCTGTGGTCCGTCGGCGGCTACCTGGGCGCGGTCATCTCGGGCGTGTTCGGCATCGATGCCACGCACGAGGGCCTGGTCGTGCGCCCCTTCATCACGGCCCGGCTGCGCGGCGACACGTTCCAGGGCAGCGACAGCGTGAGCCTGTCGAATCTGGTCGTGCGCGGCAAGCGCCTGAACGTGCGCATCGCGCTGCCGCCGCCGGCCCAGGTGGACGGCTACTACCCGGTGGCCGCCATCGCGATCAACGGCAAGCCGGCCAGCTCCCCCATCAAATGGGACGCGCTGCCGGACGACGCCAGCATCGCCGTGACGCTGGGCGAACTGCAGCCGGGCCGGCAGGAGATCACGCGCGTCGCGGCCGCGCCCCTCGCCGCGGACAGCCGGGTGACGGCACCTTCCGAGCCCGCGATCGCTGCATTGCGCCGCGCCGGCGGCAATGCGGTGCTGGCGTTTGGCGGCAAGCCGCCGGCCGGTGTCGCGTACGACGTGTGGCGCGACGGCAAGGCGGTCGCCACCGGCATCGCGGCGGGCACCTGGACCGACCGCAAGCCGGCTGGCGCGTCGTGCTACGCCGTCGAGGCGGTCCACCTGGCCACGGGCCTGCGCAGTCACCACAGCATGCCGGCCTGCCTGGGCGAAGCGGACGCGATCGTCATCGACCGCGCCGCGCCCGACTGGGGCAGGCCGGACGAAGAGCTGTCGGTGGACGACATCGCCATCGCCAAGACCGGCACCTACCAGGTGCAGGTACGCTACCGCAACAATGCCAACCGCATCAACCTGGGCATCAGCGGCGGCGTGAAATGGCTGCGCGTCAGCGACGCGGCTGGCAAGGTGGTGGCCGAAGGCGTCGTGCAACTGCCGCACACGCCGGCCGGCCAGGCGCTGTATTCGACACCGCTGGCGGCGCGGCTGCCAGCGGGCCGCTACCGCGCGCGGCTGTCCGACTTCCACAACATGAGTTACCTGCAGTCGAATGCGACGTTCGCGGATGCCGGCGGCAAGGCCGGGCCGTCGAACCGCATCGACGTGCTGGGCCTGCGCCTGCTGCCCACCGCCACCGGCACCGCGATGCCGGTGGCGCGCGGCACGCTGGAGCTGATCGAGAAGGTGCGCTCGCCGCAACTGGGCAACGAGCGCTCGCTGCGCGTGTGGCTGCCGCCAGGCTACGCGGCCAACCCGGCCAGGCGCTATCCGGTGCTGTACATGCACGACGGCCAGAACCTGTTCGACCCGAAGACGGCCTACAGCACGGAATGGCATATGGACGAAGTGGCGGACCGGCTCGCGGCCAGTGGCGCGATGCGCGAGATCATCGTCGTCGGCATCGACAACACCCCCGACCGCATGGCGGAGTATGCCGAATGCTGCGACGCGCGCTGGGGCGGCGGCAAGGGCGGCGAGTACGCCGCCTTCGTCGCCGACACGGTCAAGCCGCTGATCGACGCGCGCTACCGCACCCTGCCCGGCCGGGAGCACACGGCCGTCATGGGATCGTCGATGGGCGGCATCATCTCCGTCGCCATCGCCCAGCGCTATCCAAGCGTGTTCGGCATGGCCGGCACGATGTCCGGCTCGTTCTGGTGGAATAACGGCACGCTGATCGACAGCACCCCGGCCGGCCTGCCGGTACGCTTCTACATCGATGCCGGCACGGCGATGGACGGCGTCGAGCTCACGCGTTCGTTCCACAACGCGCTGCTGGCGCGCGGCTACCGCGACGGCAAGGAGCTGCTGTATCACGAGGATGCCGGTGGCGTGCACAACGAGCGCGATTGGTCGAGCCGGGTGCATCGGGCGTTGACCTGGTTCTTCCCGGCCAACTAG
- a CDS encoding GNAT family N-acetyltransferase, which translates to MIVLETPRLVLRTLDTDDAQFYLELVNEPSWLEHIGDKGVRTIEDARAHILAGPMQLQRRLGYSLYLVTRRADGVPMGLCGLIRRDTLPDTDIGYALRPAYWGQGYAYEAAAAVLAHARDTLRLPQLYGITSPGNGPSNAMLKKLGLRFVEETRLAGETRLTNVYRIGFV; encoded by the coding sequence ATGATCGTGCTGGAGACCCCACGCCTGGTGCTGCGCACGCTCGACACGGACGATGCGCAGTTCTATCTGGAGCTGGTCAACGAGCCGTCGTGGCTGGAGCACATCGGCGACAAGGGCGTGCGTACGATCGAGGATGCGCGGGCCCACATCCTGGCCGGCCCGATGCAACTGCAGCGTCGCCTGGGCTACTCGCTGTACCTGGTAACGCGCCGCGCGGACGGCGTGCCGATGGGACTGTGCGGCCTGATCCGGCGCGACACGCTGCCGGACACGGACATCGGCTATGCGCTGCGGCCCGCCTACTGGGGCCAGGGTTACGCCTACGAGGCCGCCGCCGCGGTGCTGGCGCACGCGCGCGATACGCTGCGCCTGCCGCAACTGTACGGCATCACGTCGCCCGGGAACGGGCCGTCGAACGCGATGCTGAAGAAGTTGGGCTTGCGCTTCGTGGAGGAGACGCGGCTGGCGGGGGAGACGCGGTTGACCAACGTCTACCGCATCGGGTTTGTCTAA
- a CDS encoding amidohydrolase family protein produces the protein MDVVIRNATLPDGRTGIDIAIEAGRIAAVEPKLAARGAREIDAGGDLVTPPFVDAHFHMDATLSYGLPRVNASGTLLEGIALWGELKPDLTQQALVERALHYCDWAVARGLLAIRSHVDVCDDRLLAVEALLDVKRRVAPYLDLQLVAFPQDGLLRSPTALANLKRAIAQGVDVVGGIPHFERTMADGAESIRILCEFAAQQGLRVDMHCDESDDPLSRHIETLAAETHRLGLHGRVAGSHLTSMHSMDNYYVSKLLPLIAESGVAAIANPLINITLQGRHDTYPKRRGMTRVPELMAAGVEVAFGHDCVLDPWYGMGSGDMLEVAHMGLHVAQMTGQQAMRACFDAVTATPARILGLEGYGIAPGCHADLVLLDAADPVEAIRLRAARRLVMRRGQVVAETPRPVASLHLPGRPAQADFRLASRPQVPR, from the coding sequence ATGGACGTAGTGATCCGTAACGCCACATTGCCGGACGGTCGTACCGGCATCGATATCGCCATCGAGGCGGGGCGGATCGCCGCCGTCGAGCCCAAGCTGGCGGCGCGCGGCGCGCGCGAAATCGACGCGGGCGGCGACCTCGTCACCCCGCCGTTCGTCGACGCCCATTTCCACATGGACGCGACGCTGAGCTATGGCCTGCCGCGCGTAAACGCCAGCGGCACCCTGCTGGAAGGGATCGCGCTGTGGGGCGAGCTGAAGCCGGACTTGACGCAGCAGGCGCTGGTGGAACGCGCCCTGCATTACTGCGACTGGGCCGTGGCGCGCGGCCTGCTGGCGATCCGCAGTCACGTGGACGTCTGCGACGACCGCCTGCTGGCGGTGGAGGCGCTGCTCGACGTGAAGCGACGCGTGGCGCCGTACCTGGACCTGCAACTGGTCGCGTTCCCGCAGGACGGCCTGCTGCGCAGCCCGACCGCGCTGGCGAACCTGAAGCGGGCGATCGCGCAGGGCGTCGACGTGGTCGGCGGCATTCCCCACTTCGAGCGCACGATGGCCGATGGCGCCGAGTCGATCCGCATCCTGTGCGAGTTCGCCGCGCAGCAGGGCCTGCGCGTGGACATGCACTGCGACGAATCGGACGATCCGCTGTCGCGCCACATCGAGACACTGGCGGCCGAGACGCACCGCCTGGGCCTGCACGGTCGCGTGGCCGGCTCGCACCTGACGTCGATGCACTCGATGGACAACTACTACGTCAGCAAGCTGCTGCCGCTGATCGCAGAAAGCGGCGTGGCCGCCATCGCCAACCCGCTGATCAACATCACCCTGCAAGGCCGCCACGACACCTATCCGAAGCGGCGCGGCATGACCCGCGTGCCGGAACTGATGGCGGCCGGGGTGGAGGTGGCGTTCGGCCACGACTGCGTGCTCGACCCCTGGTACGGCATGGGCTCCGGCGACATGCTGGAGGTGGCGCACATGGGACTGCACGTGGCGCAGATGACGGGCCAGCAAGCCATGCGCGCGTGCTTCGACGCCGTCACCGCCACACCGGCGCGTATTCTCGGCCTGGAAGGCTACGGCATCGCGCCCGGCTGCCACGCCGACCTGGTGCTGCTGGACGCGGCCGACCCGGTCGAGGCGATCCGGCTGCGCGCGGCGCGCCGGCTGGTCATGCGGCGCGGCCAGGTGGTGGCCGAGACGCCGCGCCCCGTCGCCAGCCTGCACCTGCCGGGGCGGCCCGCCCAGGCCGACTTCCGCCTGGCCTCGCGCCCGCAGGTGCCGCGATGA
- a CDS encoding phasin family protein, translating into MTSITEQLSATGKSQLETQLNLMDTVLRKSVEGMQQVAALNLHTARNVFERSTTSARELLAAKDAREILTLATKPLPTVEGLLAYGRELFSIASRAQAELLQSASAQFGASGKALVLGAPTPAVAETPAHVAAHAGEAANAAVHQVADNVEAATQAIARSAQEATHVATQATTQAAQEAAAAAREAARAAAEAAPPVVQATEHVVEAATDNVEQATEAIAAAVAEAAPVTPAAQVDDGAGAPKTARGRPAAKPVAQALADIADKPATSLKSVPGKAQPRK; encoded by the coding sequence ATGACTTCGATTACCGAGCAATTGTCCGCAACCGGCAAGTCGCAACTTGAAACGCAACTGAATCTGATGGACACGGTGCTGCGCAAGTCCGTGGAAGGCATGCAGCAGGTCGCCGCGCTGAACCTGCACACGGCGCGCAACGTGTTCGAGCGCAGCACCACTTCGGCGCGCGAACTGCTGGCCGCGAAGGATGCGCGCGAGATCCTGACCCTGGCCACGAAACCGCTGCCGACCGTCGAAGGCCTGCTGGCCTATGGCCGCGAGCTGTTCAGCATCGCCAGCCGCGCCCAGGCCGAGCTGCTGCAGTCGGCCAGCGCGCAGTTCGGCGCCTCGGGCAAGGCACTGGTGCTGGGCGCGCCCACGCCGGCCGTCGCCGAGACGCCGGCCCACGTGGCGGCCCATGCCGGTGAAGCGGCCAATGCGGCCGTGCACCAGGTGGCCGACAACGTCGAGGCCGCAACCCAGGCCATCGCCCGCAGCGCCCAGGAAGCGACCCACGTGGCCACCCAGGCCACCACCCAGGCCGCCCAGGAAGCGGCCGCCGCGGCACGCGAGGCCGCCCGCGCCGCCGCCGAAGCGGCACCGCCCGTGGTGCAAGCCACGGAGCACGTGGTGGAAGCCGCCACCGACAACGTCGAACAGGCCACCGAGGCCATTGCCGCCGCCGTGGCGGAAGCCGCGCCGGTGACGCCGGCCGCGCAGGTGGACGACGGGGCCGGCGCCCCGAAAACAGCGCGCGGCCGCCCGGCCGCCAAGCCGGTGGCGCAGGCGCTGGCCGATATCGCCGACAAGCCGGCCACCAGCTTGAAGTCGGTGCCTGGCAAGGCGCAGCCGCGCAAGTAG
- a CDS encoding ATP-binding cassette domain-containing protein has protein sequence MSLSRLIGGFVRSHWRAYAGAAVMLVGVALIAIWIPRKVGAMIDALAAHQLTRDGLLADVGLLLLVGVANYALRVAWRIRLYSAAYRLGVELRTRFYRRLALQGPAFYQKQRTGDLMALATNDIDAIEMAAGEAMLAGFDGTLTLVMVLGVMTLGVDWRLALVALLPFPFMAYAFWRISSHIHTASADSLKRFSALNDHVQETLTGVRTLRTLGLEARSAATFGELAGKAADASLTAQRWEAAYEPAVGLALTAATGLTLGVGGYLVWQDQLTIGALTSFSMYLGQLIWPMFAAGWVLSLIERGRAAWARLHPMLDAPLSIDDRGNVAALAPGELVLDDVTVCYPGQTEPALAGVSLRLRPGQTLGLVGPTGAGKSTLLRVLLRQLTPRSGSVRWGTHALDDYTLKALRDAISWVPQESFLFSASIAENIALARPDATRQQVEHAADLAAIHDDIRLFPHGYETEVGERGITLSGGQRQRVAIARALLSDNDLLLLDDALSAVDTGTETRILEHLEELRRERPQRSAIIASHRLSAVVNADHIVVLKAGRIVEAGTHDELLALDGWYASQWRYQQLEASLDAL, from the coding sequence ATGAGTTTATCGAGACTGATCGGCGGCTTCGTGCGCTCGCATTGGCGGGCGTACGCCGGTGCCGCGGTCATGCTGGTCGGCGTGGCCCTGATCGCCATCTGGATTCCGCGCAAGGTCGGCGCCATGATCGACGCGCTGGCGGCCCATCAACTCACACGCGATGGACTGCTGGCCGACGTCGGCCTGCTGCTGCTGGTCGGCGTGGCGAACTACGCGCTGCGGGTGGCCTGGCGCATCCGCCTGTATTCGGCCGCCTACCGCCTCGGCGTGGAACTGCGCACCCGCTTCTACCGGCGCCTGGCGCTGCAGGGTCCGGCCTTCTACCAGAAGCAGCGCACCGGCGACCTGATGGCGCTGGCCACCAACGACATCGACGCCATCGAGATGGCCGCCGGCGAAGCCATGCTGGCCGGCTTCGACGGCACGCTGACGCTCGTCATGGTGCTGGGTGTGATGACACTCGGCGTCGACTGGCGCCTGGCCCTGGTCGCCCTGCTGCCCTTCCCCTTCATGGCGTATGCGTTCTGGCGCATCTCGTCGCACATCCACACGGCGTCGGCCGACTCGCTCAAACGCTTTTCGGCGCTCAACGACCACGTGCAGGAAACGCTGACCGGCGTCCGCACCCTGCGCACCCTGGGCCTGGAAGCGCGCAGCGCCGCCACGTTCGGCGAGCTGGCCGGCAAGGCGGCCGATGCCAGCCTGACGGCGCAGCGCTGGGAGGCGGCCTACGAACCGGCCGTGGGCCTGGCGCTGACGGCCGCCACCGGCCTGACCCTGGGCGTGGGTGGCTACCTGGTGTGGCAGGACCAGTTGACGATCGGCGCACTGACCAGCTTCTCGATGTACCTGGGCCAGCTGATCTGGCCGATGTTCGCGGCCGGCTGGGTGCTGTCGCTGATCGAACGGGGCCGCGCCGCCTGGGCGCGGCTGCACCCGATGCTCGATGCGCCGCTGTCGATCGACGACCGCGGCAACGTGGCCGCGCTGGCGCCAGGCGAGCTGGTGCTGGACGACGTCACGGTCTGCTATCCGGGCCAGACCGAACCCGCGCTGGCCGGGGTTTCGCTGCGGCTGCGCCCGGGCCAGACGCTGGGCCTGGTCGGCCCCACCGGCGCCGGCAAGTCGACGCTGTTGCGCGTGCTGCTGCGCCAGCTGACGCCGCGCTCGGGCAGCGTGCGCTGGGGCACGCATGCGCTGGACGACTATACGCTCAAGGCGCTGCGCGACGCGATCAGCTGGGTGCCGCAGGAGTCCTTCCTGTTCTCCGCCTCGATCGCCGAAAACATCGCGCTGGCGCGGCCGGACGCGACGCGCCAGCAAGTGGAGCATGCGGCCGACCTGGCCGCCATCCACGACGACATCCGCCTGTTCCCGCACGGGTACGAGACGGAAGTGGGCGAACGCGGCATCACGCTTTCCGGCGGCCAGCGTCAGCGCGTGGCGATCGCCCGCGCGCTGCTGTCCGATAACGACCTGCTGCTGCTGGACGACGCGCTGTCGGCCGTCGATACCGGCACCGAGACGCGCATCCTCGAACACCTGGAGGAGCTGCGGCGCGAACGCCCGCAGCGCAGCGCCATCATCGCCAGCCACCGGCTGTCGGCCGTGGTCAACGCCGACCATATCGTCGTGCTGAAGGCCGGCCGCATCGTGGAAGCGGGCACGCACGACGAACTGCTGGCACTGGACGGCTGGTATGCCAGCCAGTGGCGCTACCAACAACTGGAGGCCAGCCTCGATGCACTCTGA